From the genome of Mycobacterium kansasii ATCC 12478:
TGCTTTGGGTGCGCATAGTGTCTTCGGTGATCTCCTTGCGTTGCTCGGGTGGGAGATCGAGTGTGTGCAGTACTTCCAGATTGGTGCGCATCGCGGTAAGTGGGGTACGCAGCTCGTGGGAGGCAACTGCAGCGAAGTCACGGGCGGACTCTAGTGCGGCTTTGGTGCGCTGTTGTTCGGTGCCAATCCGGGCAAGCATGCCTTCGACCGCTTCAGCGATTTCGACAGCCTCCCACACGCCATCGACCTGAACCTCTTCCGGGCTGGATTGAGCATTGATGGCGCGGGCATGTTGGGCGAGTAGCCGGAAGGGTTTAATCATAATCGACCACATCCACGACCCGACGAGGAAGGTGCCGACGACGAAGCCGCCGCAGATCAACAGGACCCGCAGGTGAAGTTGCTTGATGGCTTGGCGGGCTTCTGTGATGGGAGCGCCAATTGCGATGGAGGCCCCGCCCGTGATGAAGGTGTGCACCCGGTACGGGATGCCGTTAACAGTGGCGGTGGTGTAGCCGTTGCCGAACTCCGGCAAGGTGACATTGCTCGGCTTGGATACCGTTATGCCGCCACTTCGGACGGTGCGTACCATGCCGTCGGGCATCGGCTCATCGACGTTGCCCTGATGTGTGCCGCCTAGCGCGCTGACATCGCCCAAAGTGCTTAACGAGTCCAGCTGACGATCCAGCTGGCTGTATTGATTGTTGGTGATGCCGACCCATACCCAGGCGCCAAGAAAAATGACGACAGCGACGACTGATAGCGCCGCGACGATAACAATGGTGCGCAAAGAGGCCACTGGCGTCGGCAGCCGCAGCACCCGCTGAAGGCGGTCGGGAATCGTCACTGTTGAACCCGCAAGACGAAACCCGCGCTCGGCACGGTATGTAGCAGTCTGGGTCCGCATACCAGATCGAGCTTGGAACGGACGCTGTCAATAAATGCATCGACGACGCGAGTGTCGGCGGCGAAATGACTATTACCCCACACCAGCTCCAGCAATCGTGCGCGCGACAGGATTTCGGTCGCATGTTGCGCGAGCACGGCCAGCAGGTCAAACTCACGTCTAGTGAGCTGTATCTCGATACCGTTGATGCTTGCGCGGCGCCTGCCAGTTTCCACCATGAGGGGACCGACGCTGATCGTCTCAGTCGAGAAATTAGTCACCAACACAGGTGGGCACAAAAGACCCCGCACACGAGTGACCAGCTCGCTCAATCTGTAAGGTTTGTACATAAAATCATCGGCGCCTTCCGCAAGTCCGGGAACGCGATCGCTGATCGCGCTGCGCCCACTCAGTACACAGACTGGTATCCGGTTATCCACAGACCGTACGGCGGAGACGACGCTGACGCCCCGCAGCGTCGGCTGATCAATGTCGACCACAACGGCTTGGGGTCGCGCCTCCGCGAGGACGCCCAGCGCATCAGGGCCGGTCTTCGCGCTTGTCATATCAAAGCCAGACAACCGCAGCCCACGTTCCAAGGAAGTCAATACATCCTCGTCATCGGCTACTACCAAGAGGCTTGGTGTGGGTTCATCGTCCATGAGGACATTTTGCCCGATCGTCAACCTTTTGAGCGCACATGCTCCTTACAGTTGAGCGATTGGTTTCTAGGTCCGCAAGGCTGTCGGGACGCCCGGTAATCGCCGCATACGAGCGTAGGTAACCTGGCTGCAGGGTTCATGGTCGGCCGGTAGCGTGCAGCCTCGTGGCTTGCTGTGCCTACTCCGCGTCTTACCGCGTCCTTGGCAGACAAAATTTGACCAGTGGTCGCAGTCACCCGCTCGGCATTTCACTGTACCGACGCACAGCTATGAAGTAGCAAGGGGTCAAGTCCAGGGACGTGGTGTACGACGTCGATCGTGTGATTCTTCGATTTTGTGATTTAGGCGGTCAGTGCTGTGGGGGTGTTCTCCTGTTCTGTCGGTGTGGTGGTGGTCGGGCGGGATTTGCTGAGGACGTCGAGGCCGAGGTAGCGGCGTGATTCGGCCCATTCATCGTGTTGTTCGGCCAGCACGGCGCCGACTAGGCGGATCAGGGCGTCACGGTCGGGGAAGATGCCGACAACGTCGGTGCGACGCCGAATTTCCTTGTTGAGCCGCTCTTTTATCCGGCCCTCAGGGTGGAGGTCAACCCGGTGTGGGTTCGGCTTCAACGATCGAGGCGTTGGAGATGGTCGGTGAGGGCATGGGCTACGCGGTCGTGGCGGGCTGCTTCGTCGGTCCAGCCGCGGTTCTCCGCGTCGGATTTGAGGGCTTGGACGTCGGCGAGTTGGTTAGTGAGGGCGCCGCGGAATTCGGGCGCGGTGATGTAGTTGTCGCAGGTTTCGCAGATGTTGGCATATGGGCAGGCGCCGGCGGTTGGGTGGCGCGCGCAGTAGCCGTGCCCGACACGGGTTTTCAGCATCTCACTGTGTAGCCAGCTGACCTTGTCGGGCAAGATGGGTCGACCGACCGGGGTGAGAGTGAACTGGCGACGCATCTTGCCCATGGCGTCGTCGTAGGCGGCGCGCAGGGTTGGCGAGGCAAGGGTGGCGTAGCGGATCGTCATCTGCGGTGTGACATGTCCGAGCAGCGCCATCAACGCTTGCATACTCATTCCGGCGTTGGCGAGTTCGGTGGCCCAGGTATGACGCAGCTGATGAGGCGTGACGACGAGGATGCCGCCGTCGGGTCCGCGTAGCCCTGAGGATTGGGCCGCGGCCAGCAGCCCGTTGCGCAGTCGGGTGTAGCCCAGGCGGCGGCCGTACTGGGTGAACAGGAAGTCGGTGAGCACGCCGGTGCGTGGATGGGCCAGTGGCCGGTGTGCGTCACGGTGGGTGACCCATTCGTCGAGCGCAGCGGTAGTGGCCGCCGATAGCGGCACCATGCGTTCGGTAGCCAGCTTGCCCAGCGGTACCTTTAGCCAGGTGCCAGCCGCCCCGTAGTCGATGATGCTGCCCAGTTCCAGGTCGAGCAGCTCACCCACCCGCAGCCCCGCTCCGCGCAGCACGGTCAGCCCGATACGAGCGAATGAATCATCTAGACGGGCAACAGCATTCATCACCGCCGCATCGATGTCAGGGGCCAGTGCCCGCGGCAGCGGCTGGTCAAGCTTGGGAACGTCGGCGGCGAAGACCAGTCGCCGCGGCGGTGCTTCTTCCCAGCCCCAGGCGGTGATGTCATCGAGCAGGTTGCGCAGGCTTAGCACCGCCGACTGGGCAACCGCAGCCGAGACGGTGCGCCCGGCGCCGGCGGCGGCACGTTGCCCGCGCCAGCCGCGGGTGCGGTTCCAGGTCAGATAGTCCTCGATGCAGGCGCGGTCGAGCTCGCGCAGGCTGGTCAGCTTCGAGTGGTGGGCGGTGAGGTATTCGACGAACGGCAGCAGGTCATTGATCAGCGATTCCACCGATTTGGGCCGCAACACCGCGGCTCGGACCCGGATATAGCGCAGCAGGGTGTCGAGGATCGGGGCAGCCATAGCCACGTCGGTGAAACGTTGCTCGAGGCTGCGTGCCCACGGTCGTCGTCGCGGAGCGGCGTCGAGGACCCGGACCTCGTAGAGCAGCTGGCGCAAGCTGGCCAACCGCGCCCGGTAGGCGCGCCGTGACGATCGCGGGATTGAACTCGCCGACAACGCACTGTCGAATTCATCGATCGCCTGCTCGGTGAGGTCAGCGACCAGCCCACCATGGCAAGCCACCAGCACCGCCAAGCACTCGCCGAGCACAGTTTCAATCCAGGAACTGCTCCAGCCCAACCGGTTTCCCGCTTCACGCATCGCGGAGAACCCGGCCGAATCACGCATCTCCACCGCGGCACCGAGCCCGGTCAGCTGCTTAATGACGGCCAGCTCAACATCCAGCCGCAACCGGCCGGCACCGATCGCATAGCACAGCAGGGGCCATGCCCCACTCGACCGAAGCTCGCCAGCCCGCTCAACCGCCGGCAGAGCCATCCACGCCGCCAGATCCGGGTGACGAGCAAGAAATTCCCGTGCGGTTCGGATCCGGTCCCGAATCGCCCGATCACTCAAGCGCAGGCGAGCGACGTGGTCGAGGTAGTCACTCAACAAAGTGCCGGCGTCAATGGAGTCCTGAACCGTAGCGACGGTCATCGCCGTGCTCCGGCCAAGGAGGCGCGGGCGGCACCATATTCGGCGGCGAGCTGCTCCAGTGACAGGTGCACGTAGCGGGCCGTGGTCTCCGGTGAGGCGTGTCCCATCAACGCCCGTAATGCAAGCAGATCAATTCCCGCAGAAGCCAATTCGGTACCATAGGTATGGCGCAGCCGATGCGGACGCACCCGGATGGACCCGGAGAGTTCACGGTGACGGCGAAACAAGCTGCGCAGCCCTGCCTCACTAACCGGCGCCCCCGTCGTCGGACCGCGCAGCACCACGAAGCACTGCGGTGTCGACAGCCCAGCCGGGCGCTCCAACCGCAGATAGGCAGCAACCTCAGTGAAGAATGCCGCATCGACCGGCACGTAGCGTTCCTTGCCGCCCTTGCCGATCACCCGCAGCCGCCGCCGCCCCATGTCCACATCGGCCAGCAGCAGACCGCGCGCTTCCGCCGACCGCAACCCGCCCAGCAGCATCGCCAGCACCATGGCCCGATCCCGATGTGACCCCAGCGTTGCGACAAATGCATCGATGTCGCTGGCCGGCAACGATTCCGGAAGCAGCTGCGGTTGGCGCACCAACCTGCCGCCAGGACGGGCACGCCCAGGACCCAGATGACCTAGCAGGCCGCGCTCCGAGCGGCGCAGCCCTTGCCCACGCCGCGGCGACGGGACCGGGTTGTTCCCACGGCGACCGGTCATCGCCAGGTACTCGAACAAGGCGCGTACCGCCGCCACCCGACGGTTCACCGTCGAGGCTGCAGCTGAGCCCGGCTGGGGCCGACCGGTGCGGCGTACCCCTTGCCAATCGATCCAGTCGAATACCAGTGGAGCCTGCACTTCGGACAGCGTCACATCGCGCTCAGTGAGGAACCGCGCCAGATTCGCCACGTCGAAGGCATACGCCCGAACCGTCGCCGCGCTAAATCCCCGTCCGGCCAAATGCGTGAGAAACGCATTGGCCGAATCCAACCCCTCCCAATCCCCACCGAGCCGATACCCCTCATCGACGCGCTGCACCCGCACCGTCATCACTCGACCTCCTGATCTCGGGGCCGCCCTCAGCATCTACCCGGCTCTGGGAACGGTCCCGGATCTCACGCCGCAGTCAGATTCGTGTCTCCTGAGGGCCGGTTAACGGATAGGGGGTTGTTGGACCAGATTTGGCGCCAGATCTGCTTGGGAAAAGCAGTGAACGCCAGCAAGTCCGATCGGGCGGCTTCGAGGTGATCGGCGACCTTGGGCAGCTTGTCGGCCAGGGCGTCGATGATCCGATCATATTGCGCAGCAACGGATGTGGCGTCGGGCTGATCGAACACCGAATGCAGCAGCGTCTTGACCCAGGGCCAGGAGCTCTTGGGGGTAATGGCCATCAAGTTGGTGGCGTAGTGGGTGCGACACCGCTGCCAGGATGCTCCGGGCAGGGTTGCCCCGATCGCGGAAAGCAACCCAGCATGGGCGTCACTGGTGACCAATGCCACCCCCGATAGGCCGCGGGCGGTCAACGAGCGCAGAAACGTCAACCAGCCGGCGCCGTCTTCGGCGGTGCTGACATCGATGCCTAAAATTTCGCGGTAACCCTCGGCGTTGACCCCCACCGCGATCAGCGCGTGCACGTTGACCACGCGGCCGGCCTCACGGACTTTAAGCACCAGGGCATCGGCGGCCATGAACGTGTACGGGCCAGCATCGAGGGGACGAGTCCGGAAGGCTTCCACGGCGGTGTCGAGCTCTTTGGCCATCACCGACACCTGCGACTTCGACAGGCCGGTGATCCCGAGAGTTTCGACGAGTTTGTCCATCCGCCGCGTGGACACCCCGAGCAGATAGCAGGTCGCCACCACGGTAGTCAGGGCCCGTTCGGCGCGTTTGCGGCGTTCCAGCAGCCAGTCCGGGAAGTAGGAGCCCTGGCGCAGCTTGGGGATCGCCAAATCCAAACTTCCTGCCCGGGTATCGAATTGGCGATGCCGGTAGCCGTTGCGGGAGTTGGTGCGCTCACTACTGCGTTGGCCATAGCCTGCGCCGCACAGCGCGTCGGCCTCGGCGCCCATCAGCGTGTGGATGAACGTGGCCAGCAGTTCGCGCAGCACATCAGGATGGGTGGTGGTGAGTCGTTCGGCCAGCACTGCAGGCAGGTCGATATCGTGGGCAGCGGTCATCGCGTCGATTCCTTTGCTTGAGTGACTTTGGACGGTCTCTCGAAGAATCACGCGATGACCCTCATCTACCCGGCTACGACACGCCGGTCCTCAACTCACGGCCCGACTCGTACACCACCTTGGTGGACGCAACCTAGCAAGGACACTGAGATGGCGCGCCGACCCACCTATAGGCTGCCCTGTACGCTAGGCCACCCGTTTGAGCCACCACGGGCGGCGAAGGGAGGTCAGTGGGCGAGGTAGGTGAACGA
Proteins encoded in this window:
- a CDS encoding sensor histidine kinase, whose product is MTIPDRLQRVLRLPTPVASLRTIVIVAALSVVAVVIFLGAWVWVGITNNQYSQLDRQLDSLSTLGDVSALGGTHQGNVDEPMPDGMVRTVRSGGITVSKPSNVTLPEFGNGYTTATVNGIPYRVHTFITGGASIAIGAPITEARQAIKQLHLRVLLICGGFVVGTFLVGSWMWSIMIKPFRLLAQHARAINAQSSPEEVQVDGVWEAVEIAEAVEGMLARIGTEQQRTKAALESARDFAAVASHELRTPLTAMRTNLEVLHTLDLPPEQRKEITEDTMRTQSRIEATLTALERLAQGELSTSDDHVPLDITELLDRAAHDAVRVYPDLNVTLRPSPAVLMLGLPTGLRLVIDNAVANAVKHGQATQVQLSAITSRHGVEIVIDDNGTGIPEGERTAMFERFTRGSKTSHSGSGLGLALVAQQAELHGGTASLEDSPFGGTRLVLRLPGPQPYEGTKMEYGFKRL
- a CDS encoding response regulator transcription factor → MDDEPTPSLLVVADDEDVLTSLERGLRLSGFDMTSAKTGPDALGVLAEARPQAVVVDIDQPTLRGVSVVSAVRSVDNRIPVCVLSGRSAISDRVPGLAEGADDFMYKPYRLSELVTRVRGLLCPPVLVTNFSTETISVGPLMVETGRRRASINGIEIQLTRREFDLLAVLAQHATEILSRARLLELVWGNSHFAADTRVVDAFIDSVRSKLDLVCGPRLLHTVPSAGFVLRVQQ
- a CDS encoding tyrosine-type recombinase/integrase, with protein sequence MTVRVQRVDEGYRLGGDWEGLDSANAFLTHLAGRGFSAATVRAYAFDVANLARFLTERDVTLSEVQAPLVFDWIDWQGVRRTGRPQPGSAAASTVNRRVAAVRALFEYLAMTGRRGNNPVPSPRRGQGLRRSERGLLGHLGPGRARPGGRLVRQPQLLPESLPASDIDAFVATLGSHRDRAMVLAMLLGGLRSAEARGLLLADVDMGRRRLRVIGKGGKERYVPVDAAFFTEVAAYLRLERPAGLSTPQCFVVLRGPTTGAPVSEAGLRSLFRRHRELSGSIRVRPHRLRHTYGTELASAGIDLLALRALMGHASPETTARYVHLSLEQLAAEYGAARASLAGARR
- a CDS encoding tyrosine-type recombinase/integrase; this translates as MTVATVQDSIDAGTLLSDYLDHVARLRLSDRAIRDRIRTAREFLARHPDLAAWMALPAVERAGELRSSGAWPLLCYAIGAGRLRLDVELAVIKQLTGLGAAVEMRDSAGFSAMREAGNRLGWSSSWIETVLGECLAVLVACHGGLVADLTEQAIDEFDSALSASSIPRSSRRAYRARLASLRQLLYEVRVLDAAPRRRPWARSLEQRFTDVAMAAPILDTLLRYIRVRAAVLRPKSVESLINDLLPFVEYLTAHHSKLTSLRELDRACIEDYLTWNRTRGWRGQRAAAGAGRTVSAAVAQSAVLSLRNLLDDITAWGWEEAPPRRLVFAADVPKLDQPLPRALAPDIDAAVMNAVARLDDSFARIGLTVLRGAGLRVGELLDLELGSIIDYGAAGTWLKVPLGKLATERMVPLSAATTAALDEWVTHRDAHRPLAHPRTGVLTDFLFTQYGRRLGYTRLRNGLLAAAQSSGLRGPDGGILVVTPHQLRHTWATELANAGMSMQALMALLGHVTPQMTIRYATLASPTLRAAYDDAMGKMRRQFTLTPVGRPILPDKVSWLHSEMLKTRVGHGYCARHPTAGACPYANICETCDNYITAPEFRGALTNQLADVQALKSDAENRGWTDEAARHDRVAHALTDHLQRLDR